A stretch of DNA from Anopheles ziemanni chromosome 3, idAnoZiCoDA_A2_x.2, whole genome shotgun sequence:
atattaatatttgAGTAGGGAAACCTAATCTGAAGTAGATCCTTCTTGCCCTTCTTGTACATGATTGATTTTCTATGGTTAAAGCTCCAACCTTtaaccaatttaaaaaaaatatttaccagTCTTAACATTATAACTCTCCTACTAATCCTTCGCCATATTGGTTAATCAGTTAGTCCTCCTTGTTTAGAACTCTTCTAACAACAATCGCAGCGAATCGAAGCCGCCCTAAGCAAACCAACGATAATTGAATTCGAGTGCAACAAATTGCTGCTATTCCACGTTCCAGCGCGCATAAAACGGTTCAGATTCGCTTACAGCACCCTTCGCCGGACAACACGCAGAGCGCGTAAGGATCACCCAGCTCGTCCCTAGGCTGACTCCAAACCCCTTCCCCCCGGAGTTGCCCTCACCCTCATCGACCTCTCCCTGGCCGGCCAACTTTCTTGCCGGTTTTTGAGACATAATTATTGGCCCACTCTAGCGCACGCCAGAGCATTAGCAGCAACGGACAGGATCCGTCCGCTGTCAGAGGGCCaagggtggggaggggagaCGACCGAGACGCGGATTGGAACACGCCGTCGACGGATAAACGCTGACGCGATCCGCGCTCTGACATCGAACAGCAGGTAGATTGTAAGTAATACGAAATGCATCTCATTTAAAACAGCGTCCCTCGTTCTATCCCTCCCTCTCAGCCCCCTTTTTCCTGTGTTCCCGCGAGGTCTTCGTGGGTCACCGCGGGTTTGCTTCCAACCAATCCACAACCGCTTCCATCGCTCGTCAGCATTTAGCCCGCAGGGAGAAGACAGAAACTATTTTGTAATGTTTGAAGTGATCGTTTTGCTGATGTTTCGCCCTCGTACTTTCCCGCTTGGACCCGCTCGGACCCGGCATTGGCCGGGGCAGGATTTTCCCTTGCTCCCTTGCCCCACTCACTCACCCAGCGTAGATGGCATAGATTAGAGTGAGATCTGTAACGAGATCGAGCCGGCGGAAGATGGATGGTCCCGAAGTGATCGCTGACACGCCGGGGTGATTGGAATGGATGTGCCAAGTCCGAAAGGTCTTCGAACGGGGTTCCGCttcggttcgtttcgtttttccaccggcgAGGAAAATGCGCACCAACTAGCTTTGCTAGGTTGTAGCTTATGGTTCGGGGCAGTGCCCTTTTCCACAGCGCGCAGACTTTGACACACACGCGATCGCGCATGGAACGAACCAATCTTTCATAGTCATCCTTTCCGGTGCGATAATCCacgccgggttttttttcccctccctgACCTTCCCCCCCACGTTTCCTTTCGCATGATTTCTTTGCAGCGAAAAGCCTGCGTATCCATTACGGCGCACCTTTTATCGGAAGTGTTGGCCCAACACAAGTGGCCTCGATTGGCCGCAAACCGTATGCGTGCTGGGTTGCGATTCCTCACCGTCCCAATGTGGAGCTGGGATTGAACTTTCACGCCATTCAACATTACTCTCAACCGCTCTCAAGTGCTTTTCCACCCGCTCGCGTCGATTGTGAAAAGCGTGCACCGACTCCGAAGTCATATCTGCCGATCTGTCTTTGTTCGCTGTTTGACATCAAAGCATGACAGATTGCTGCCGCCGGGGCGAGTGTTCTTTCACCGGCCACTTCCCGTTCCCGGGAGTGCTAATTTCGAGGCGACAGCTTCccacggctcggacggaaaAGCGTCCCAACGCCCGGGCATCATTGGCATCAATCAAAAACTTCGCTGCACTTCGCGCAGGTGCGCGCGAACCTTCCATCGGGTTGGCGCATCTTGGTCCTTGACCTCCGCGCAATCGCTGACAATAAAAGGTGTgcggggtggggtggggtgaAAATTTCTCCACCCGAACAACCCGGGCCGGGCTCGTCTCCGTCCAGTCGGTGGCggtaaaatgattaaaattaatgATTCAATTCCGCGGCCGGCGTGGATTGGGCGGATTTTTCCATCGGGCGGCATTAAGTTCTTTATTAGCCGGGGACGGCTGGCAGCTTCGCCTGCGAAACCGTGTGGCGTAATTGTTGTTTCCTTGCATCGCGCCGTATGCACCCGTCGGTTCCGTTCAATAAAACCGAGCGTCTTAAGACGCGATTCCCGGGGGAAGGGCCTCGCAAATCCGCCAACGGGACGCCAGCAGGGCCGCGGGGCGGGTGGGACAATAAATCCACTTTGGATCATACTTTTCAGCAGTTCGCCGCGCGAAGCAAAGGTGCTATAATATATTGTTCGCCTGCAGGTCGTAAAGGTGCAGGATATGTGCTCAGTGCTCAGTTGTATGCTGCTTTACCTTCTTATCCGGCCCTCGAACCGgactttatttgattttatatttCGATTACTCCTGGATCGTTCTAGTGTTCATACAAAGTGCtaataattaaattgattggaaatgaaataaatggaTTGGATTAAGACAGAGGAGTAGCGAACAAGATGTGTCAtgcttttttaacaaattcgaTTGATTTATATACAACCACTTAGCCATTTAACTAATGTTGCTTTGAAAACAGTGTATGATTTATTCGATTAAGTTAGTCGCGTCGAGCACGGACTACGATCGAAAAATATACGTTCGAATCGAGTTGTCAAAGGTCACTCAAGTGAAAAAGCGCGGGAAAAATTTCACTCATCTCCCCTTAAATATGTTCATTTTACCTGCCATTTTGAATGTGAACGAAATGAACTCTTTGGGCAAATCCGTTCGTTCCCGTTTGTATTGGAAGAAATCCGCGAGGTTTTAAGCCGCGGATTCTCAACGAATTCGCACATTTGAGGGTTCTTATTTAAAACAAGAGTGTTAATCGCTTTTCTGAGGATGCTATTTGTAGTTTTTATGAATTAATTATCTTATTgtataattattgaaatgattaCTAACGacttcgtttgaaaagaaacaatcatccattacatggaaacacttcaacgcTATCGGTATAAACGAAGCTGCAGGCTTCAAAGGAACCTTTGAGCATGAAAGGTATACACGCAcagagttcatttttcaccgaccGTCGAACGGATTTTATCCGATCGTAGTCCGTGCTGTACCCGAGTATTTAAAATATACTGTTCTTGTGCCTTGGTTCGTTTAAGAATAGATTTAAAATCACAACAATAGTGAGTTCGTAAAGATTTTGGTAAACTATTCCAAGAGCAAATTTGACGGTCTTTTCAAACTGATATCAAAGTAGTCCAGATAGATGCACATAAAAGAAGGACATCTCGAATACGTTGGCTAAAGCGGTTGCAGTTGTGGAACCGGTACCGAATGAAGATGAGATATCATTAGAAGGGGGTAACCTAAGGCTAAAGCGCAGTGAAAGCGCCACGTACCTGGTCATTTCTCAAGTTTTGTCACAAGAAGCGAACTTTTGAAAAAGTTGTGAATCGCTTTCGAATGAATAAATGTAATCCGACACAATTTAAACGGCTAGTCAACAAAATAAGAATGTCGGATTGAGAGGGGGTTATATCAAAGTAGTCTAGATAGATGCATATAAAAGAAGCAAACCTCGAATACGTTAGTTAGTTGTTAAGCAACCAGTCAACCCGAAGCATTTATTATAAACCTGAACCTGAGTTCTTTAATTACAAGACAAACGATGGCAATGTAATACTTATGTAACTTCTGCCGAGTAATCACTGGAAGCTTACCAAAactacgtttttttatgttaaagaCTTCAAACAGGAGTGATTGCTGAGTTTTATTAATTCTTGtcggttggttttattttattttatctttcattCCCGCTATTACGTGAAATTTAGTTTCAACACATAATTtagatattgttttattttcaactgaTCGTctattttaatattcaatGTTACTAGTATTACATTCTCCCgatattgttttattcttgCAGCATTAAGGCAACGGAAAACAACATCACAAGAGAATGGTAGGAAAGTTGATCGACATTTGCCGGACAGATTGCAACATGAAATCAAACATGGAAAAACTCCCGCTTCCCGAACGACGCGCCCGTGACTTCCTTCCGTTTATTTAAACATTCCCGACAGCCGACCGTCCCGGTTGTTCGATGTGTGCAATCCACGCCAACGCAACACGCGCCTTCCCACTTCCCTGGAGAAAAGTCTCCCTCCCCTCGCTCCACCACGAACCCCAACGGTGGCTAATTGATCCTGGCTGGTAagattccccccccccccccccccccctcccacgcAACTCCCTGGAAAGACGAGGACGTGGCAGTTGGACGTCGTGCTCGGGCGATCAATCCGCTCCGTTCCGTGGGTTTCGCTGGCAGAAAGGGCGTCGTCTTATCGTCCTTAAATCTCTTCTCCACACCCATCCCGTGGCAGGAACGGCAAACACTATCGGACACAATCGGACAGGTAACGAGCAAGCCAACACGGCCAGCAGCTTCTCACCGCGTCACTGTTTGCACTTCGCGGCCTCACCGGGTCCGGCCTCCATCGTGATCGCGGTTCGATGCCAACCAGATTAATTgagataattaattttaattatgaaataaattttatctcCATCTTTTCTCACTTCATTTTCCGCCCGATGTGGGTTTCCCTTCGCTTGCCAAAAGGGCTTGCGATCCTCGGCCGCAGCATCTCAACCGTCGCGATGCGTTGTCTTTGGCCGTTCACGGCGGCGATAAGAGGTAAGATCTTCCCGGGACAACGCTACGTTGTTTAAGATGATTTTATTATACAATGCAATGTTCCTCCCCTATTTCCTTGTtactttctttcgcttttcttcGTTGCAGCTCCGTTAGACAGAGATGAGAATTCGATAAGATTGCCCTCGAGGAGCAAGGGCTCTATAatgcattttccttccattctgTAGTTGACAGAATTAAGAAATGAACCACCGGCAAGTACCTTCCGCAGGATGCCATTTCGGTGCGCGAAGGGAGATTGATTGATCTTTGCTGTACGTGTGTGTCTCCGCTTTCAAAGTGTTGCGTCTAAGTCGTTAATGCTACTTGCAGCTCGCGGAATTCATGTCCACTCTGCGGTCGACTAGATTGAGATAGCACCGTCgggtgggagggaaaacaagaaaaatgaaaaccagaGAACAGAAGGCAGGGAGAAGCCGGTTGGAATGTCAACTCCCAAAGGGCGGCTGCGGACGAATCACTCCCCGCATTTGCGTGATCCTTGAGACACTTTTCCCGGCCGCTACTCGAAGTGACATTTTGACTGTTTACGGATTAAAGCTCTTTCTCGAGCTCGCCTCTCGAGGGGGGCGTGCGTTTGGGGTGCGTGTCCCGTCTACTTTACGTTAGTGTCAGTCCCAGTCCGGAGCCGGTCTTCCTCCCACGAACGATTAGCGTGATGGCGGCGGCAATGGGAAGCCGATGGCGGGAAAAGATTGATCGATCCTGCCCGGCCACCGAACAGGAGTCATAAATGTACCTCGGCCTCGGATCGCCGGACGGTTTTTAACTCATCTCTCGCGGATCGGCCGGAACGGGGGAACCGGCAAGGTGACGGATGGTCACGCTTTCCAGCGTGCGGCCGAGTGGAGTAGTACAAAGTTGGctggaaaatgttgaaaacgTTCGTCCCGCGTGCGAGAGTGCGGGATACTTTGCATAACATTTCCAGCCGACCTATCGACTATCTCTTAGCCAGGCCTTAGTCTCGTCCGTCTGGTCCGCGGACAGTGACAATCGTTCATTTTCGCTTCCCGAAGCGAGTCAGTTCTGACCGGTGGGTGTCAAGGCGCCTATCTTGCGCTGGCGATCATCTTCCGGCGGAGGGAAGTCAGCCACCTCTGAGAGAGCCCTCGCTGCGGTGTACTAATAAAACATTCGATATCTTACGCTCTTACGGTGGAGGACCCCGGTGGACCTCTTCAGCAGTCCcagtatcatcatcatcatcatcgtcgtcatcggaAGGCTCATTATCGGCGTGGGGAACTCGACGGAACGGGTCTCCGGCCACCGTTACGATCGCACGCGGGGAGATCGATGATCCTGCAATAatacaaaaaagttaaaagtaCCGTTCCAAGTGCCAATGCTTTGCCTTCCATCTTCCCCAACCGCCCCACGGTAGTACAACTCCCCCAAGGAGTGTTTGAAGCGAAAGTGTGCCTTTAGTGCGCGCATTATTGTGTGTCATTTGTAATGTTAGGCCACCGCTCTGGCTGCTTTTCCtccaaatgttttgtttctcctcCCCTACATTCCCCCTCCCCAAGGGAGGCTTATCTTTGTAAGAAGGCGACCGACCCTTCGTAGGGTTCCATCCCATTGCTGTTATGAATGTTATTATTCTTGGTTGGATTGGGGGCTGCGCATTCGTTTGCCCCAACACAAGACACCCTCTCCAAGCCGGGCTGTGTTTGTGCGCCACCCTCCCTTTTATTCGCGCCCACTCTCGAGCGCCCAGCTCTCCTCAGGGAATGGCTGGTTTGAAAAATCTTAAGCAGCTCGACTTGCACTCTATGATATGCAAATGGATTGCATACACACTCGACGCCCGAGCCCGCAAGCTTTTGAGTGATTGGATGGAATGCTGCTCAAAGGGGTCACAATCCACACCTCCACCGTGCCACCCTTTTTCCGCCACCTCGCAGCTATGCAGCCGTCGGAGCCACCGTCGAGGGTAGGATACCTTTCGCACAAACAACTTGATACAGGACGCACCGAAGCCAACGCAAAGATGCCGCCGATCGCGTATTGTTTGCGCGGTGAAACATTATTCGGAGGATGCGCTGCGCCCGCGAGACGCCCGGTAGGCATCGCCCAATAGTTAATTATGGTCGCTGAATGACTGACGTTTTTCTGTAGGAAGATGCCACGCGATCTTCACCGGTTTTTGGAGAGCGCGGGGGGGAGGGTTTTTGATTTCCCCAAGCCGGTGGAGGATGGTTTATGCTAGGTGAAGATAAAATAATGTGCCACATTTTCTATTGAAGACGGGATCTTCCTTCTGTGGAACGACTCCCACGTGGATTGGAGGGAAGGAATAAAAACTTATCGCAACATACTTTTGCGTAAGAAAATAAAGCCCAGCGACAACGTAACGTAAATGCCATCACCATGGCATAATTATGGCAATTTGTGGAAAAGTATCTGCATCTCGCGTGTACCCTTTGATAGTAAAACTTGATTTGATTGGCTCTACTgctgcaaagaaaaagaaatattttgcgGCACTTATAAGAATAAAATTCTCGTATGATTGGAAAGCATCTAATGTTGAATATGTTCtattccattttcatttccagtAAGTGTAGCGGTAGATATTACGAATTAACATAAGATAGATGCTgcacattttcatatttccgTCATATAAACTAGTTTAAGGCTATACTAAATTCCTCTGTTCATTTCGCTATCCATTTTTTGGTTTAGTTGTTTAGATTTACTTAAAGCTTAACTTAATCTCACTCAACATAACATACAGTagttattattttgaaatcatGTATTGCGAAATGTATATGAATCACTTGATCCATTGTAAAACTTGAATAAACATggcaaattttaataaatataacATTCAAATGCCGTAATTCGTTAAACTGAATTTTCAAATAGTTGAACCTACATGAGTCCGGTCTCTTTTGCGGAACGGAACTCACATTCACTCATCTTGATGAGTGTACACATTCATTTAAGAATGAACCAATGAACATGCCACTCAGATTCGcttcaaatttgaatttgcATTAATGCAACGgaagtgaaatggaaaaaaaacgttaagGATATTACTTGAATAAAATCCAAGAAACGATAGCAGATATCACATCTTGATTATTATTTGTCATACAAATTGAGTACAATAAAGCGACCATCGTAATTGTATGCGCCTCGTACGCGCGTATATATTTTGTAGTATCGTGTTTGCAACTCTTACTGGGTGTAGTAGTATCATCTGCCAACGAAATACccactgtttttattttattgccaaCCAGCCCGGGGTCGGTTCCTCACCAACGACggttaaaacatcaaaaaatcaaatataaatATCCGTCCACTTCTTCGCACCACTACCGCTGCGCGCACAAACTGCAACATATtaaagttatgtttttttttaattccctCATCCTCCgcgtttcaataattttaactATATATAAGAAATATATATCTATTTGCAATGTGTATGTATATGTATACTCTATATACTCTATAATATAACTCACGTTATGCACCTGGTGTGTACGTTGCTCTTCAAATCTATCTTCCCTCGTGCTCCCTCCCTTCGGTTCGCTCAAAGCAAACCTCCCGACAACCTTCTCGGCGTCAGTGGAACACGCTTTTCAGCACTTTATTAATTGTTGTTTCCGCCGTGCGCTTCCTTCCGATtcgggacaaaaaaaaaactcattccAAACGACTTAAAACGGCCCTACGACGGACAGGCGGAACGGAAATGAAGGCGCTACTGAGGGAACGGAACTCTGAGCTGCGAGcgtgtttagttttttttttggtggcgCCTTCTTACTCGTTGGGCAatggaggagggggaggaaggaaggaggaaTTTAGTTTACTTGTCAAGAATGTGGAAAATCAGTTCAAACACAATATCGTGCTGGTCGAGGTGGAGGGCGGTGGCCTGGCGTTGCAGCATGCCCATCACCTCCTGACCGAGCGCATTCGAGTAGAGCGGGGCCAGTTTGCTGCCGCCGCTTCCCGCCACGTAGGACATCTGAAAAGGTGATGGAAACAAGCAAGGGTTGATGAAAATGGCTCGAAAAACTATTCTAATTCGTCGCCGAACTTACCTGGCCGCGGTTTGAACTGATCCGAAGAGCGATCTTCGAGTGTCCGTTCGATGCGAGCAGGTCCAGGTATTCCACCAACGCCTTGCAGGCACTCTTTGCAACCGTTTCGGAAAGTTTCGACATGTTGATCGGATCACCGGGATGGTTCGATTCTTCGTCACccttaaaaatgaaaacgaaaacttgGTCCATAGTCCCATATCACCCCAAATGGACCATTCCCTTACCTTTAGTACGAAAACCTCCGTCCACCGGATGATGTGGTTCGCGTTGGAATAGTCTGTCCCACGCTGCACGCGAATACTCGGCACGCCATCGAACGCCTTCCGATCGATCGGCGACGTGACACCGATGTTGTAGTTCAGATCATTCGTCGTCCACTCGATCGCGACCACTTCCTTTGCCTGCTCGTCCACACCCGCGCCTTCCCCGCTCGGGCCACACACGATCTGGTAGTTTTTCATCGCTTTCAGCGCTTCCTTCACCAGCTGCAGTTTGACCGGCGGAATTTGCACGATCAACCCGTCCTCCTTGATGATGCACATGCCCGTCAGGCCCGCGTTCGGTTTCAACGACCCATCCAGCACCAGAAAGCTCGCCCCCGTCACCTTCCGCGGTTGCCCATCGATGTTGATCGCGTGCGTCGAGTACTGGGTCGCTTCCGGGCAGCCCGATTCGGTGTTTTGGATGCAGACGAGGTGGCCGTCCGCCAGCTTGCTAAAGTTGCCCGCCACCGCCATCAGCTGCTCGCTCGAACCGTCCACCACCTTCACCATCTGCTCGTAGCGGTTCCGCGGGATCAGTATGCTCGTCTTGCGGTGCTCGATGTGGATCGCCATCCCGCGCACGGTCGGAATGGTGTAGCTAAAGTGCCGGAAGTCAGCCAGCAGGTTCACGATCGTTTGCGCAATCTCCACGTACACTGATTCGCGCTCCCGGACGCTTACGTGCGGCGAAGGATAGTACCGGTAGAGGGCACCGAGGCGTAGCATCAGCCGCAACGGGAGCACCTTTGCCCACGGCACTTCCCACCGGTGAATTAGCAAGCCGATCAGGTACGGTGCTTCCGGCACGATCACCGCCTTCATACACTGGTACGTCGGTCGGACGTAGAGGAAACCGCCATGATGTTTAGAGCCGAGAAAATTGTTCGTACGCGCCGGCGAGAAACCAAGCTCGATTATAATATGCCCACGGGATGCGGCCTCGCAGTATATCTCATTCAGATGCGTAAAGATGTCTTTCGGAAGCGTTCGCGAATCACCAAGCTCCAACAGAATGATGATCTCATCCTGACCAACGTAGTGTAGACCACGTGTGGTGAAGTTGATGACCGTCCGATTGACGCAACACGCCAAGTCGACGATCGTCACGTGCACGTGGAAGTTTTTCTGCACCGCAAACGTCAGCGTGACCTCACGGAGACCTTCCACCAGCGAGGCATCATTCTCGATCTCAACCAGCTTGCTCTCTGTCGGACTAATGCGCTTCAGCACCGGGGGCAATTTGTTCTCCTCGGCTGGAATCAACGAAACCAACGGCGTTCCGGTCGAAACCATCGGTAGCGCCGGGGCTCCTTCCTCGTCCGCCCCGGGAGGGGTCTGTACGCGCGGCTTGCGAGTCCTCGGAGGGGAAGTTCTCGTCGGTACGGCGTCCCAGTTGTGATCGAGCTCCGTCAAATCGCACCCGGGTCGAATGCCATCGCTGAAGATGACATTCTTATCCTTTCGCATGCTTCGTGGCGCTCCGGCTCGCTTGAGCACCCCGACCGGAACCATGACCGATATCGGGGACTGCGGCTGACTGCCTGCGGCGGCCGCCTGCTGAAGCGGAGGAATCACCGAGCAGTACTCCATCGGATTGTTCGGGTTCGGCTGTCGTTGACCGGCGGCGACGAGGGGACTCCTTACCGCTCCCGCTACGGTGCCTCCCATCGCCAGCTGGAGCTGCTGTTCCGCCTCCATCGCTTGCTGCAGTTGAATGTTTAATATCACGTCGCATTCGATGCAGATGCGGGCCTCAACGTCACCGAGATAGTCCAGCTTCGCCTTCAGGCAGCAGCAGGAAGCGCAGAGCAGCTGGCCACAGGCTCGACAGTGGTGCCGTCGTTTTATGACGGAAAACTTCTGATTGCACTGCATACAGAATTTGGTGGAATTGTCCGGCACCCAGAATGGTTGTACCTTTCCGAGCTGCACTTGCGCTGGGCTGAGAATCGGAACCACGGGCATCCCGGATGACGAGAGGGCCAAAGGGGATTGAATGGGATCGGCCATCGGAAGTCGGGCGGCCAAATCTTCCCCCACCATCGTTGGGGGTTGTTCCGAAGTTGTTCGCGCACCGATCGAGGCGACAAAATCATCCGAACTGGTGGATGAAAGTGTCAGCCCATGGTCCGGATCCATGACCCGCGTGGAAGGTGGCGTGTGGCCAGGTGAAGCACCAAGCTCCACACCCATTGCGGCGGTCCCCGTTAGCTCGAGCGAAGTCGGTCGTTCCCGGGGACGCATAAGCTCGTGCTCGTC
This window harbors:
- the LOC131289241 gene encoding zinc finger FYVE domain-containing protein 9, which gives rise to MDLVDIDKVLDDLELNEDDGNSILQRAVEHTKPNKRDETPVVNGTTENTPAAASSAQEKLKFKANVVNVSTVFSSLNEYVNAGGTELGGVKPPVVSEDTANELTIPIERKPLLTPPSTSSISSDVGKTSSPAVTTSSPRTVSSPASSPDSSVTSASSSRVASSSRSSSASRRSSSSSSTSSSGSSSDEGEQGQEEKAHKDVDAEPGPGHVKLPEELSSLSAEDYVLDSSSITTLATTNEERQRQEVVEVVTAAPSDPQDTSAFSYKNSLYSDTLSNDVINLEGISSISSIVAVDLTKSGQAGHKNGQAEVGAPVAKDEIETENDEAAPQGKQQGEEDDARKPVVGFESTMDDVSDTELESYLQELEEFDFRSVNVESTVPPKPDGVEQTAEQQTQEPVEPTETAIVVEDVPATPEEPPPPVPKDRADATSIDSRSDDDISPSSSRGENEEDLISQASTLEFNDLAMAAAAATAATASTPPVEDVHDPHEIPLNGSDVEIPVPADTELEADFPLEEDGSEIRFIDCTETESEQRPIADVALPEDEHELMRPRERPTSLELTGTAAMGVELGASPGHTPPSTRVMDPDHGLTLSSTSSDDFVASIGARTTSEQPPTMVGEDLAARLPMADPIQSPLALSSSGMPVVPILSPAQVQLGKVQPFWVPDNSTKFCMQCNQKFSVIKRRHHCRACGQLLCASCCCLKAKLDYLGDVEARICIECDVILNIQLQQAMEAEQQLQLAMGGTVAGAVRSPLVAAGQRQPNPNNPMEYCSVIPPLQQAAAAGSQPQSPISVMVPVGVLKRAGAPRSMRKDKNVIFSDGIRPGCDLTELDHNWDAVPTRTSPPRTRKPRVQTPPGADEEGAPALPMVSTGTPLVSLIPAEENKLPPVLKRISPTESKLVEIENDASLVEGLREVTLTFAVQKNFHVHVTIVDLACCVNRTVINFTTRGLHYVGQDEIIILLELGDSRTLPKDIFTHLNEIYCEAASRGHIIIELGFSPARTNNFLGSKHHGGFLYVRPTYQCMKAVIVPEAPYLIGLLIHRWEVPWAKVLPLRLMLRLGALYRYYPSPHVSVRERESVYVEIAQTIVNLLADFRHFSYTIPTVRGMAIHIEHRKTSILIPRNRYEQMVKVVDGSSEQLMAVAGNFSKLADGHLVCIQNTESGCPEATQYSTHAINIDGQPRKVTGASFLVLDGSLKPNAGLTGMCIIKEDGLIVQIPPVKLQLVKEALKAMKNYQIVCGPSGEGAGVDEQAKEVVAIEWTTNDLNYNIGVTSPIDRKAFDGVPSIRVQRGTDYSNANHIIRWTEVFVLKGDEESNHPGDPINMSKLSETVAKSACKALVEYLDLLASNGHSKIALRISSNRGQMSYVAGSGGSKLAPLYSNALGQEVMGMLQRQATALHLDQHDIVFELIFHILDK